The following coding sequences are from one Synergistaceae bacterium window:
- a CDS encoding CDP-glycerol glycerophosphotransferase family protein, producing the protein MLASPGTASAYLDPSAGNALIYVAVTLVSVSAFAVRSLYYRLTGKTHKDSHSANEIVIFSEGRNYWNTFEPIVNALLAKNQAFSYFTMDIEDPALKIRNKLMTAKYIGEGSAAYARINQVSCKIMLTTTPNIGTPGYPISRPHKVKYLAYVFHDPVGAPYYKKFGLDSYDLICVPGNYAVPAIRFLEKLRNLPAKEIISLGLPYWDKLYNDKPAKKINSRKVILIAPSWGDKGFMSYYSLDFVKELAKDFDIIFRPHPQSRKAEPALLDRAKKLIDSLPNAKWDESPNPAESLSCADLLISDTSAIRLDYAVIYERPVIALEVKAENLDSFEMSVLPDDMKSIADKLCVPIKASEINNISAIVNESLKAENVKSISEFVRENIANLGTAGEHIADYLINKAKEATDNVI; encoded by the coding sequence TTGCTTGCTAGTCCGGGAACTGCGTCGGCGTATCTCGATCCCAGTGCGGGAAATGCTTTAATCTATGTAGCAGTAACTCTTGTCAGCGTCAGTGCATTTGCAGTCAGAAGTCTTTATTACCGTTTAACAGGAAAGACTCACAAAGATTCACACTCAGCAAACGAAATTGTAATTTTTTCTGAAGGGCGCAATTATTGGAACACTTTTGAGCCGATTGTTAATGCATTACTCGCGAAAAATCAAGCGTTTTCTTATTTCACAATGGATATAGAAGATCCTGCACTTAAAATCCGCAATAAATTAATGACAGCAAAATACATCGGTGAAGGCAGTGCAGCATATGCGAGAATAAATCAAGTTTCATGCAAAATCATGCTTACGACGACTCCCAATATAGGCACACCAGGTTATCCCATTTCAAGACCTCACAAAGTAAAATATCTTGCGTACGTTTTTCATGATCCAGTAGGAGCGCCATATTATAAAAAATTTGGATTAGATTCTTACGATTTAATCTGCGTGCCCGGAAATTATGCAGTTCCCGCTATACGTTTTCTGGAAAAATTGCGAAATCTCCCCGCAAAAGAAATAATCTCTCTTGGCCTGCCTTACTGGGACAAATTATATAACGATAAGCCCGCAAAAAAAATAAATTCCCGCAAAGTTATATTAATTGCGCCGTCATGGGGTGATAAAGGCTTTATGTCGTATTATTCTCTTGATTTCGTGAAGGAATTAGCGAAAGATTTTGATATAATTTTCCGTCCTCACCCTCAGTCAAGAAAAGCAGAACCAGCACTATTAGACCGTGCAAAAAAATTAATTGATTCCTTACCAAATGCAAAATGGGATGAGAGTCCAAACCCGGCAGAGTCTTTATCATGCGCAGATTTATTAATTTCTGACACTTCAGCAATAAGACTTGATTACGCCGTAATTTATGAGAGACCCGTTATAGCTCTTGAGGTCAAAGCAGAAAACCTTGACTCGTTTGAAATGAGCGTCCTGCCCGATGACATGAAGTCCATTGCTGATAAATTGTGCGTACCCATTAAAGCAAGTGAAATAAATAATATTTCTGCAATCGTCAATGAGTCATTAAAGGCTGAAAATGTTAAATCCATAAGTGAATTTGTGCGTGAAAATATTGCGAATCTAGGCACAGCAGGCGAACACATTGCAGACTATCTCATAAACAAAGCTAAGGAGGCTACAGACAATGTTATATAA
- the alr gene encoding alanine racemase has translation MNNLEIATSRTWAEINLDELEHNIKILRSLLNPNAKFLGVCKANAYGHGMTECAKKLQSCGADWLAVATIPEGVELRKNNITLPILCLGQTQPEFAELMSDYNITQAVGDLDNGRKLSRIITESGKKINIHVKIDTGMSRTGFYWPDNDALKAQTAREIQELCNLPGLNYEGIFTHFAVADDDPDFTRIQIKKFEDARETLAKIGLYFKLSHAAASVGVLNYSEAHFDMGRFGLVLYGYESTETGNENSSLDLHPVMTLKSRITAVRKLPKGATISYGRTYKLERDSVIAVLPIGYADGLPRVLSNNFFVKIHDTLCPVRGRICMDMTMIDVTDLTDVEAGDEAIIFDGELVTMAAKNSGTIIHEILCDPSARVPRVFIENGKMRI, from the coding sequence ATGAATAATTTAGAAATAGCAACCTCTCGAACTTGGGCAGAAATAAATCTTGATGAACTCGAACATAATATAAAAATTTTACGTTCACTCTTAAACCCTAATGCAAAATTTCTCGGAGTCTGCAAGGCAAACGCTTATGGACACGGCATGACAGAATGTGCTAAAAAATTGCAGTCTTGCGGGGCCGATTGGTTAGCAGTCGCAACTATCCCAGAAGGAGTCGAGCTGAGAAAAAATAATATTACACTTCCGATTTTATGTCTTGGCCAGACTCAGCCGGAATTTGCAGAATTAATGAGCGACTATAATATCACTCAAGCAGTTGGAGATTTAGACAACGGCCGCAAACTTTCGAGAATCATTACAGAGTCAGGCAAAAAAATCAATATTCACGTAAAAATCGATACAGGAATGAGCCGAACCGGTTTTTATTGGCCGGATAATGACGCATTGAAAGCACAGACAGCACGAGAGATTCAAGAACTTTGCAATTTGCCCGGATTAAATTATGAAGGGATATTCACACATTTTGCAGTCGCTGACGATGACCCCGATTTTACACGCATTCAAATAAAAAAATTTGAGGACGCACGAGAGACTCTCGCAAAAATCGGACTCTACTTCAAATTATCTCATGCAGCAGCAAGTGTCGGAGTCTTGAATTATAGTGAAGCTCATTTCGATATGGGACGATTCGGACTTGTTCTTTACGGCTATGAATCAACAGAAACAGGCAACGAGAATAGCAGCTTAGATCTTCATCCGGTCATGACTCTAAAATCGCGCATAACTGCCGTTAGAAAATTACCCAAAGGCGCAACTATAAGCTATGGACGCACTTATAAACTTGAACGCGACTCAGTTATTGCAGTGCTCCCGATAGGTTATGCTGATGGATTGCCGCGAGTCTTGTCAAATAATTTTTTCGTGAAGATTCATGATACTTTATGTCCGGTTAGAGGCCGCATTTGTATGGATATGACTATGATAGACGTTACTGATTTGACGGACGTTGAAGCAGGCGACGAGGCAATTATATTTGATGGTGAGCTCGTAACGATGGCCGCAAAAAATTCCGGGACTATAATTCATGAAATTTTGTGCGACCCTTCAGCTAGAGTCCCGCGAGTCTTCATAGAAAATGGGAAAATGAGAATATAA
- a CDS encoding class I mannose-6-phosphate isomerase has product MLPFRLKPVYKNYLWGGTRLLDWGKNPEKMPLAESWELAAHKDGDNLILDGACKGLTLSEAVKKFPGLVSPLFDSRENFPLMVKLIDSKKPLSIQVHPDNDYAMKIEDSSGKTEMWYVLDSTPESYIYLGFKRKISREDFKNAIFDNTLPDMLQKFQVHKGDTFFIPAGTVHEIGPGNLLVEVQQNSNITYRVYDYGRRDSDGNLRELHIDKALDVANLEPINPEPPGKSENLLVNCDKFKVERIYLHESYNGKINNCFQFILCVSGHAKFECGDFNCLLEAGENIFVPADCEKSFTLHGAGELLITTER; this is encoded by the coding sequence ATGCTGCCATTCAGATTAAAACCTGTCTACAAAAATTATTTATGGGGCGGAACTAGATTATTAGACTGGGGAAAGAATCCCGAAAAAATGCCCCTCGCAGAAAGTTGGGAACTCGCAGCACACAAAGACGGAGATAATTTAATTCTTGATGGTGCTTGCAAAGGTTTGACTCTCTCTGAAGCTGTGAAAAAATTTCCCGGTCTGGTGTCGCCTTTATTTGATTCGCGCGAAAATTTCCCGTTGATGGTCAAATTAATTGACTCTAAGAAGCCGCTGTCTATACAAGTTCACCCAGATAATGACTACGCAATGAAAATAGAAGACTCTTCCGGAAAAACTGAAATGTGGTACGTACTCGACAGCACGCCGGAATCATATATTTATTTGGGCTTCAAGCGCAAAATTTCACGTGAGGACTTCAAGAACGCAATATTTGATAACACTTTGCCGGACATGCTGCAAAAATTTCAAGTTCATAAGGGAGACACTTTTTTTATTCCAGCGGGGACAGTTCACGAGATCGGGCCGGGAAATTTACTCGTTGAGGTTCAGCAAAATTCTAATATCACCTACAGAGTTTATGACTACGGACGCAGGGACTCAGACGGAAATTTACGCGAACTTCACATTGATAAAGCGTTGGATGTTGCAAATTTAGAGCCGATTAACCCTGAGCCGCCCGGAAAATCTGAAAATTTATTAGTCAATTGCGATAAATTCAAAGTCGAACGTATTTATCTGCACGAGAGCTATAACGGGAAAATAAATAATTGCTTCCAGTTTATTTTATGTGTGTCGGGTCATGCAAAATTTGAATGCGGCGATTTTAATTGCTTGCTGGAGGCTGGGGAAAATATTTTTGTGCCTGCTGATTGTGAGAAATCTTTTACGCTTCATGGTGCGGGAGAATTATTAATCACGACAGAACGTTAA